A part of Desulfonatronovibrio magnus genomic DNA contains:
- the rplJ gene encoding 50S ribosomal protein L10: MNRDEKAKIIQNIREKANRSCIAVVTDYKGMSVEEMTQLRSNLREHNVEYQVVKNTLARIAFEESSHSAIKDKFKDCCAIAYGFDDPVVAAKVLVDFEKKSKKFQTRFASLDGKYLEGTSLKALSELPGRDELLAKTLGTMNAVPTNFVCLFANVIRGMLNALNGIKEQKENA; this comes from the coding sequence GTGAACAGAGATGAAAAGGCCAAAATCATACAAAACATACGAGAAAAGGCCAACCGTTCCTGCATAGCAGTAGTTACTGATTACAAAGGAATGTCGGTGGAAGAAATGACGCAGTTGCGCTCCAATCTTCGAGAACATAACGTTGAGTATCAGGTAGTTAAAAATACTCTGGCCAGAATTGCTTTTGAAGAATCAAGCCATTCAGCCATCAAGGATAAATTTAAAGACTGCTGTGCTATAGCATATGGTTTCGATGATCCAGTAGTTGCGGCCAAAGTACTTGTGGACTTTGAAAAGAAAAGCAAGAAGTTTCAGACCAGATTTGCCAGCTTAGACGGTAAATACCTTGAGGGCACATCTTTAAAAGCATTGTCAGAACTTCCAGGCCGTGATGAACTTCTGGCCAAAACACTTGGTACTATGAACGCTGTGCCGACGAATTTTGTATGTCTTTTCGCAAATGTTATAAGGGGTATGCTCAATGCCCTTAATGGAATCAAGGAACAAAAAGAAAACGCTTAG
- the rplL gene encoding 50S ribosomal protein L7/L12: protein MSDISKEQVIDFISNMTVLELSEFIKELEDKFGVSAAAPVAAVAAAPAAGGDAGAEEEEQTEFNVVLKEVGGNKIAVIKAVRALTSLGLKEAKAKVDELPSTIKEAVAKDDAEEAKKQLEEAGATVEVK from the coding sequence ATGTCCGATATTTCAAAAGAACAGGTAATTGATTTTATTTCTAATATGACAGTTCTTGAGCTGTCTGAGTTCATCAAAGAACTTGAAGATAAGTTTGGTGTATCAGCAGCAGCACCAGTGGCAGCTGTTGCAGCAGCACCAGCAGCTGGCGGTGACGCAGGAGCAGAAGAAGAAGAGCAAACAGAATTTAACGTGGTGCTCAAGGAAGTAGGTGGAAACAAGATTGCCGTCATTAAAGCGGTCAGAGCCCTGACCAGCCTCGGACTGAAAGAAGCTAAGGCAAAGGTTGATGAACTGCCTTCCACCATTAAGGAAGCAGTAGCTAAGGACGATGCTGAGGAAGCCAAAAAACAGCTTGAGGAAGCCGGCGCAACTGTCGAAGTTAAATAA
- the rpoB gene encoding DNA-directed RNA polymerase subunit beta — protein MALLNKKFGQIKYTLGVPHLLRLQLDSYHDLLQEEIDPLSRLDKGLEGVFKSVFPIEDFNKTATLEFVSYEVAPPKYDVGECLGKGLTYESPIRIKVRLIVFDVDEESGNRTVRDIKEQDIYFGTIPLMTGKGTFIINGTERVIVNQLQRSPGIIFEHDSGKSHSSRKVLYSSRIIPMRGSWLDFEFDHKDIFYVRIDRRRKMYATILMKAMGMTSEEIFDYFYDQETVKFKDGRAYRKVVQDHYRKETVFTDVLDNEGNVMVKKGRPMTKRAWRKLIKDNIEYIEIDPTQLNSQFVSSDIIHPETGEVLVGMGDRLNADALTALDSAGIEEIKILYTSGQDVSSSLRDTLKLDKTKDMLEAQVEIYKRLRPSSPPTPEIASSFFDNLFRNPDYYDLSPVGRYKLNSRLGLDLPMDYRTLSNEDILRVIKHLIKLKDSHGHADDIDHLGNRRVRPVGELVENQYRIGLVRMERAVKERMSLQEVATLMPHDLINPKPVTAVLKEFFGTSQLSQFMDQTNPLSEVTHKRRLSALGPGGLTRERAGFEVRDVHPSHYGRICPIETPEGPNIGLIVSLTTHAQVNDFGFIETPYRLVKDNRVTEEVVYFDASREQGEVIAQANAPIDDQGNFTTELVSARMKGEFNLVPKEEVTLMDISPSQIVSISSSLIPFLEHDDANRALMGSNMQRQAVPLLQAAQPLVGTGMEGIVARDSGSCVTAEQDGIVRYVDADKVIVSYSQDMAAGRGDTICYELQKFHKSNQNSCFGQKPRVLPGQTLRRGDILADGPGILDGELALGKNLLVAFMPWCGYNFEDSILISERMVKDDVFTSVHIEEFDVIARDTKLGPEEVTRDIPNVSDDMLKNLDDSGIIMIGAKVKQDDILVGKITPKGETQLTPEERLLRAIFGDKARDVKNTSLKVPPGIEGTVINVKVFNRRSSDKDERTKIIEDYELEKLVRREEIHIASVTAQIRDKIWNIVEGKRIGSSIMGKKKGQVLAEANQTLKREDLDRIPIKKLSGAFASKETNDELVEITTLYENQLRLIQNMYSQKRDKAVEGDDLPPGVTKMVKVFIAVKRKLNVGDKMAGRHGNKGVVSCILPEEDMPFFADGTPVDVVLNPLGVPSRMNIGQIMETHLGWAAKELGKQLTDMLESGVDVKMLRNEVSDIFDSPEIDELANSLDDEQFIAAVRELEPGIVTKTPVFDGAKEEEIWSWLDRAGLSDDGKSVLYDGRTGDPFKNRVTVGYMYVLKLHHLVDEKIHARSTGPYSLVTQQPLGGKAQFGGQRLGEMEVWAIEAYGAAYLLQEFLTVKSDDVTGRVNMYEKIVKGNNFLESAMPESFNVLIKELMALGLDVELMQDEKRKSRALPRKSR, from the coding sequence ATGGCACTATTAAATAAAAAATTCGGCCAGATTAAATATACTTTAGGAGTTCCGCATTTACTGAGGCTGCAACTGGACTCGTACCACGATCTTCTTCAGGAGGAAATCGATCCCTTATCACGCTTGGATAAAGGACTCGAGGGTGTTTTCAAGTCAGTTTTTCCTATTGAAGACTTCAATAAAACAGCTACACTGGAGTTTGTAAGCTATGAAGTTGCTCCTCCAAAGTACGATGTAGGAGAATGTCTTGGAAAAGGGCTTACATACGAATCACCCATTCGTATAAAGGTCCGCCTGATTGTTTTTGATGTGGATGAAGAGTCTGGCAACAGAACTGTAAGAGACATCAAGGAACAGGATATTTATTTCGGTACTATTCCTCTGATGACTGGAAAAGGTACTTTCATCATTAATGGAACTGAAAGGGTCATAGTCAATCAGCTGCAGCGATCTCCGGGTATTATTTTTGAGCATGATTCAGGTAAGAGCCATTCAAGCCGCAAGGTACTTTACAGCTCTCGAATTATCCCAATGCGTGGCTCGTGGTTAGATTTTGAGTTTGATCACAAAGATATTTTTTATGTGCGTATTGACAGACGCAGAAAAATGTATGCAACCATTCTCATGAAGGCCATGGGAATGACCAGTGAAGAAATTTTTGACTATTTTTATGATCAGGAAACTGTAAAATTTAAGGATGGCAGAGCATATAGAAAAGTAGTTCAGGACCATTACAGAAAGGAAACTGTATTTACAGATGTGCTGGACAATGAAGGCAACGTAATGGTTAAAAAGGGGCGTCCCATGACCAAACGGGCATGGCGCAAACTTATCAAAGACAATATCGAATATATTGAAATTGATCCTACCCAGCTTAACAGTCAATTTGTATCCAGCGATATTATCCATCCTGAAACCGGTGAAGTACTGGTTGGAATGGGAGACCGCCTGAATGCCGATGCCTTAACAGCCTTAGATAGTGCAGGCATAGAAGAAATTAAGATTTTATATACCTCAGGTCAGGATGTTTCATCATCATTGCGCGATACACTTAAGCTGGACAAAACAAAAGATATGCTTGAGGCTCAGGTGGAAATCTACAAAAGACTCAGACCAAGCTCTCCCCCAACCCCTGAAATTGCTTCAAGCTTTTTTGACAACCTGTTTCGCAATCCTGACTATTATGACCTTTCACCAGTTGGCAGATATAAGCTCAATTCAAGACTTGGTCTTGATCTGCCCATGGACTACAGAACTCTTTCCAACGAAGATATTCTCAGGGTTATCAAGCACTTGATTAAGCTTAAAGATTCCCATGGTCACGCGGATGATATAGATCATCTTGGCAACAGAAGAGTCAGACCTGTTGGTGAACTGGTGGAAAACCAGTACCGCATCGGTCTGGTCCGAATGGAGAGGGCCGTCAAGGAGCGTATGAGTCTGCAGGAAGTTGCCACACTGATGCCCCATGACCTGATTAATCCCAAACCAGTAACAGCAGTTCTCAAAGAATTTTTTGGAACATCGCAATTATCTCAGTTCATGGATCAGACCAACCCGCTTTCAGAAGTTACTCACAAGCGCAGGCTTTCTGCTCTCGGGCCTGGAGGTTTGACAAGAGAAAGAGCAGGGTTCGAGGTTCGTGATGTACATCCAAGCCATTATGGCCGCATATGTCCCATTGAAACCCCTGAAGGTCCAAATATCGGACTCATTGTATCCCTTACCACCCACGCCCAGGTAAATGATTTCGGGTTTATTGAAACTCCCTACAGACTGGTCAAGGATAACCGTGTTACTGAAGAGGTGGTTTATTTTGATGCTTCGAGAGAACAAGGAGAGGTCATAGCTCAGGCCAACGCGCCTATCGATGATCAAGGTAATTTTACTACAGAGCTTGTGTCTGCAAGAATGAAAGGCGAGTTTAATCTGGTGCCCAAGGAGGAAGTGACTCTGATGGACATTTCTCCAAGCCAGATTGTATCCATTTCTTCATCCCTGATTCCATTTCTCGAGCATGATGATGCTAACCGTGCCTTGATGGGCTCCAATATGCAGCGCCAGGCAGTACCTTTGCTGCAGGCAGCTCAACCTCTCGTAGGAACCGGCATGGAAGGAATCGTTGCCAGGGACTCAGGCAGTTGTGTTACCGCTGAACAGGATGGAATAGTCAGGTATGTTGATGCTGACAAAGTTATAGTCAGTTACAGTCAAGACATGGCTGCCGGCAGGGGCGATACAATATGTTATGAATTACAAAAGTTTCATAAATCAAATCAGAACAGCTGTTTTGGTCAAAAACCCAGGGTGCTGCCCGGACAGACCCTGCGCAGGGGTGATATCCTTGCAGACGGTCCGGGTATTCTGGACGGAGAACTGGCGCTGGGCAAAAACCTGCTTGTAGCTTTTATGCCCTGGTGTGGATATAACTTTGAAGACTCCATTCTTATCTCTGAACGTATGGTCAAAGATGATGTTTTCACTTCTGTCCACATTGAAGAGTTTGATGTCATTGCCAGGGATACCAAGCTTGGCCCTGAGGAGGTCACAAGAGATATTCCCAATGTCAGCGATGATATGCTTAAAAATCTTGATGATAGCGGCATCATCATGATTGGGGCCAAAGTCAAGCAGGATGACATTCTTGTGGGTAAAATAACTCCCAAGGGTGAAACTCAGCTTACTCCCGAAGAAAGACTTTTGAGAGCCATTTTCGGGGATAAAGCCAGAGATGTTAAAAATACATCACTTAAGGTTCCGCCTGGTATTGAAGGTACGGTTATCAATGTGAAGGTTTTTAATCGTCGTTCAAGTGACAAGGATGAACGGACCAAGATAATTGAAGATTATGAACTTGAGAAGCTGGTTAGAAGAGAGGAAATTCATATTGCCTCGGTTACTGCTCAGATAAGAGATAAAATCTGGAATATTGTCGAGGGAAAAAGAATCGGCTCATCCATCATGGGTAAGAAAAAAGGGCAAGTCCTGGCAGAGGCCAATCAGACTCTGAAACGGGAGGACCTGGACAGAATCCCAATCAAAAAATTATCCGGGGCCTTTGCATCTAAAGAAACTAATGATGAACTGGTTGAAATTACCACACTCTATGAAAATCAATTGCGGCTTATTCAGAACATGTACAGCCAGAAGCGTGACAAGGCAGTTGAAGGAGATGATCTCCCCCCTGGAGTGACCAAAATGGTCAAGGTGTTTATTGCTGTCAAGAGAAAGCTCAACGTGGGAGATAAGATGGCTGGACGGCATGGGAACAAAGGGGTTGTGTCCTGTATTCTGCCGGAAGAAGATATGCCGTTTTTTGCCGACGGTACTCCGGTGGATGTAGTTCTGAACCCTCTGGGTGTACCTTCTCGCATGAACATCGGACAGATTATGGAAACCCATCTCGGATGGGCTGCAAAAGAGCTGGGCAAGCAACTGACCGATATGCTGGAATCCGGAGTGGATGTAAAAATGCTGCGCAATGAAGTCAGCGACATATTTGATTCACCTGAAATTGACGAACTTGCCAACAGTCTTGATGATGAACAGTTTATAGCTGCTGTTCGTGAACTTGAACCAGGAATTGTCACCAAGACCCCGGTATTTGATGGAGCCAAGGAAGAAGAAATATGGTCATGGTTGGACAGGGCCGGCCTGAGTGATGACGGCAAGTCCGTTCTTTACGACGGACGAACCGGAGATCCATTTAAAAACAGAGTGACTGTGGGTTACATGTATGTGCTTAAGCTGCATCATCTCGTAGATGAAAAGATTCACGCCCGGTCCACTGGGCCTTACTCGCTGGTTACTCAGCAACCCCTTGGAGGAAAAGCTCAGTTCGGCGGTCAGCGTCTTGGAGAGATGGAGGTTTGGGCTATTGAGGCATATGGAGCTGCTTACCTGTTGCAGGAATTTCTTACAGTAAAGTCTGATGATGTGACTGGCAGGGTGAATATGTATGAAAAGATAGTCAAGGGTAATAATTTTCTGGAATCAGCCATGCCTGAGTCTTTCAACGTTCTCATTAAAGAGCTTATGGCCCTGGGGCTTGATGTTGAACTGATGCAGGATGAAAAAAGAAAATCCCGAGCACTGCCAAGAAAATCACGTTAA
- the rpoC gene encoding DNA-directed RNA polymerase subunit beta', giving the protein MSLDDLFSQRSASTTTISGKELKGIKIRVASPEKIREWSFGEVKKPETINYRTFKPERDGLFCAKIFGPVKDYECNCGKYKRMKHRGIVCEKCGVEVIASKVRRDRMGHIELAAPVSHIWFLKSLPSKIGTLLDMTMSDLEKVLYFDAYMVIDPGQTTLTKKQVISEEQYLQIIDNFGEDAIKVGMGAEIIRELLSEIELENLKNELREESQATRSQTKKKKLAKRLKIVEAFLESENKCEWMVLENIPVIPPELRPLVPLDGGRFATSDLNDLYRRVINRNNRLKRLLELGAPDIIIRNEKRMLQEAVDALLDNGRRGRAITGTNGRPLKSLSDMIKGKQGRFRQNLLGKRVDYSGRSVIVVGPNLRLHQCGLPKKMALELFKPFLYSKLEEKGHASTIKSAKKMVERGDVVVWDILDEVVTEYPILLNRAPTLHRLGIQAFEPVLVEGKAIRLHPLVCSAFNADFDGDQMAVHLPLSIEAQIECRVLIMSTNNILSPANGEPIILPSQDIVLGLYYLTVERSFEKGEGKIFSDPGEVISAYDAGCVAMHAKIKVRIDGKLVDTTPGRILVGEILPEKVPFELANCLLTKKTIAKLIGETYRRAGTKATVILCDRLKDTGYEYSTQAGITIGVKDLKIPHTKEQILNTSQDQVNEIESQYREGIITETEKYNKIVDVWTKATNDISTHMMNDISKDILTNPETGEKVENISLNPIYMMSNSGARGNKDQMRQLSGMRGLMAKPSGAIIETPITACFREGLTVLQYFTSTHGARKGLADTALKTANSGYLTRRLVDVVQDVVVSEYDCGTVDGIELGHLMRSGEIQEKVSARSLGRIAMYDVLDPETGDTIVKSNEMIIEEAARRIDENGINSLNIRSTLTCKTKRGICALCYGRDLARGHLVNVGETVGIIAAQSIGEPGTQLTMRTFHIGGTASKEIERSNIKAQNAGHIVFARVRTVENARGESMVMGKSGQVKIVDDQGREREKYFLPSGARLFVKVDEKIEKGKLIAEWDPFNEPFVTDVGGIIRFTDIIDGRTFQEKVDETTSRATRVITEYRSTNFRPSISICDVKGRIKLRPGTKSEAVFQLPVGAILMLQDGDEVEAGDVIARKPRESSKTKDIVGGLPRVAELFEVRKPKDQAVVTEIDGIVSFGPESKGKRKIIISPETGDIKEYLIPKGRHITVQEGDFVEAGELITEGNPDLHDILKIKGEKHLANYLVEEIQEVYRFQGVQINDKHIEVIVRQMLKKVQIIDPGDTGFLIGQQVEKTAFMYENEKCIKRGENPAMAEPLVLGITQASLTTESFISAASFQETTKVLTEAALMAKEDQLRGLKENVIVGRLIPAGTGYRPYVNSDISVPEQPENPDRFLEELDDEVYLQGD; this is encoded by the coding sequence ATGAGTTTAGACGATCTTTTTTCCCAGAGGTCAGCAAGTACCACGACAATATCAGGTAAAGAACTTAAAGGTATTAAAATTCGAGTTGCTTCGCCGGAAAAGATTCGAGAGTGGTCTTTCGGAGAAGTGAAAAAGCCTGAAACCATAAATTACAGAACCTTCAAGCCTGAGCGCGATGGTCTTTTCTGTGCCAAAATATTTGGTCCAGTCAAGGATTATGAATGCAATTGCGGCAAATATAAACGCATGAAGCACAGAGGAATAGTCTGTGAAAAGTGCGGTGTTGAAGTAATTGCCTCCAAGGTAAGACGTGATCGCATGGGGCATATTGAGCTGGCTGCTCCGGTGTCTCATATCTGGTTTCTCAAAAGTCTGCCTTCCAAAATTGGCACACTTCTGGACATGACCATGTCAGATCTGGAGAAAGTACTCTATTTTGATGCATACATGGTCATTGACCCTGGACAGACCACCCTGACTAAAAAACAGGTCATATCCGAAGAACAGTATTTGCAGATTATTGATAATTTTGGTGAGGATGCCATAAAAGTGGGCATGGGAGCTGAAATTATCCGTGAGCTGCTTAGTGAAATTGAGCTGGAAAATTTAAAAAACGAGCTTCGGGAAGAATCCCAGGCCACTCGCTCTCAGACCAAAAAGAAAAAACTGGCCAAACGTTTGAAAATTGTTGAAGCGTTTTTAGAGTCAGAAAATAAATGTGAGTGGATGGTTCTGGAAAATATTCCGGTTATTCCCCCAGAGCTTCGTCCTTTGGTTCCTCTTGATGGGGGCCGTTTTGCCACTTCCGATCTCAATGATTTGTATCGCAGGGTTATAAATAGAAATAATCGTCTGAAAAGGCTGTTGGAACTTGGGGCCCCGGATATTATAATCCGAAATGAAAAAAGAATGCTGCAGGAAGCTGTGGATGCTCTTCTTGATAATGGGCGACGCGGCAGAGCCATTACCGGAACAAATGGTCGTCCTCTGAAGTCCCTGTCTGACATGATCAAAGGAAAACAGGGGCGCTTCAGACAGAACCTGCTCGGTAAACGAGTGGACTATTCAGGAAGATCGGTGATTGTTGTCGGGCCTAACCTCAGGCTGCACCAGTGCGGACTGCCCAAAAAGATGGCTTTGGAGCTCTTTAAGCCATTTCTGTATTCCAAGCTTGAGGAAAAAGGACATGCCAGCACCATAAAGAGCGCCAAGAAAATGGTTGAGCGAGGTGATGTGGTTGTCTGGGATATCCTGGATGAGGTGGTAACGGAATACCCCATCCTGCTCAACAGAGCTCCTACACTTCACAGGCTGGGCATTCAGGCCTTTGAGCCGGTGCTTGTAGAAGGGAAAGCCATTCGTCTGCATCCTCTGGTATGTTCAGCATTCAATGCTGACTTTGACGGCGATCAGATGGCTGTGCATCTTCCACTGTCCATTGAGGCCCAGATTGAGTGCCGGGTTTTGATCATGTCCACCAACAATATTCTCTCTCCAGCCAATGGCGAGCCAATAATTCTACCTTCTCAGGATATTGTTCTGGGGCTTTACTACCTAACCGTTGAAAGGTCCTTTGAAAAAGGTGAAGGTAAGATTTTTTCAGATCCCGGTGAAGTTATTTCAGCTTATGATGCCGGTTGCGTGGCCATGCATGCCAAAATCAAGGTGCGTATTGACGGCAAGCTGGTTGATACTACCCCGGGAAGGATTCTGGTAGGCGAAATACTACCGGAAAAAGTTCCTTTTGAGCTGGCCAACTGCCTGCTGACCAAAAAAACCATCGCAAAACTTATTGGCGAAACCTATCGCAGGGCCGGGACCAAGGCTACTGTTATCTTATGCGACAGGCTTAAAGACACTGGTTATGAGTATTCAACACAGGCCGGAATCACCATTGGTGTCAAGGACCTGAAAATTCCTCATACCAAAGAGCAGATTCTCAATACATCTCAAGATCAGGTTAATGAAATAGAAAGCCAGTACCGCGAGGGAATTATTACTGAAACTGAAAAATATAATAAGATCGTTGATGTTTGGACTAAAGCCACCAATGACATATCAACTCACATGATGAATGATATTTCCAAAGACATATTGACGAACCCCGAGACTGGTGAAAAGGTTGAAAATATCAGCTTAAACCCAATTTACATGATGTCCAATTCCGGTGCCAGGGGTAACAAGGATCAGATGCGACAGCTCTCAGGCATGCGCGGACTTATGGCCAAACCTTCCGGGGCGATTATTGAAACACCTATTACAGCATGCTTTCGCGAGGGATTGACTGTACTGCAATATTTTACTTCCACTCACGGTGCCCGTAAAGGACTTGCTGATACTGCTCTGAAAACTGCCAACTCGGGATATCTGACCAGGCGACTTGTGGATGTAGTACAAGACGTGGTGGTTTCAGAGTATGACTGCGGTACGGTAGACGGTATTGAACTTGGACATCTCATGAGATCTGGAGAAATTCAGGAAAAAGTAAGTGCAAGATCTCTGGGGCGCATTGCCATGTATGATGTCCTGGATCCTGAGACCGGAGATACTATCGTTAAATCCAATGAGATGATTATTGAAGAAGCTGCCCGCAGGATTGATGAGAACGGCATTAACAGTCTGAATATTCGATCAACTCTGACCTGTAAGACCAAGCGGGGAATTTGCGCCTTGTGCTACGGTAGAGATTTGGCGAGAGGGCATCTCGTTAATGTTGGTGAAACAGTGGGAATCATTGCTGCCCAATCCATTGGAGAGCCCGGCACGCAGTTGACCATGCGCACTTTTCATATTGGCGGCACTGCCTCCAAAGAGATTGAACGTTCAAACATTAAAGCCCAGAACGCCGGTCACATAGTATTTGCCAGAGTTAGAACAGTTGAAAATGCCAGGGGTGAATCCATGGTGATGGGCAAAAGCGGTCAGGTCAAGATTGTTGATGATCAGGGACGGGAAAGGGAAAAATATTTTCTGCCGTCAGGGGCCAGACTTTTCGTCAAGGTGGATGAAAAGATTGAAAAGGGCAAGCTGATTGCTGAGTGGGATCCATTCAATGAGCCTTTTGTAACAGACGTTGGCGGTATAATCAGGTTTACAGACATCATAGACGGCAGGACATTTCAGGAAAAAGTCGACGAAACTACATCCCGGGCAACCAGAGTTATTACGGAATATCGTTCCACCAACTTCAGGCCCAGTATTTCCATATGCGATGTAAAGGGAAGGATCAAGCTAAGGCCGGGAACAAAGTCTGAGGCGGTATTTCAGCTTCCGGTAGGTGCGATACTTATGCTGCAGGACGGTGATGAGGTTGAGGCCGGGGATGTAATCGCAAGAAAACCCAGGGAATCATCCAAAACCAAGGATATTGTGGGCGGTCTGCCAAGAGTTGCAGAACTTTTTGAGGTCAGAAAGCCCAAGGACCAGGCTGTTGTCACTGAAATTGACGGTATAGTATCATTTGGCCCTGAATCAAAGGGTAAAAGAAAAATAATCATAAGTCCTGAAACAGGAGACATCAAAGAATACCTCATTCCCAAAGGCAGGCATATCACTGTTCAGGAAGGAGACTTTGTGGAAGCTGGTGAATTGATTACTGAAGGTAATCCTGATTTACATGACATTCTGAAAATTAAGGGTGAAAAGCACCTGGCCAACTATCTTGTAGAAGAAATTCAGGAGGTTTACAGGTTTCAGGGAGTACAGATCAATGATAAGCACATTGAAGTCATTGTCAGACAGATGCTCAAAAAAGTACAGATTATTGATCCCGGTGATACAGGATTTTTAATCGGACAGCAGGTGGAAAAAACTGCTTTTATGTATGAGAACGAAAAATGCATAAAGCGGGGTGAAAATCCTGCCATGGCTGAACCTC